A genomic window from Zootoca vivipara chromosome Z, rZooViv1.1, whole genome shotgun sequence includes:
- the PIP5KL1 gene encoding phosphatidylinositol 4-phosphate 5-kinase-like protein 1 isoform X2: MHEGFEMRTYAAPAFTRFRKFLGMVDVDYQRSLTCDSSYLQFISNSKSTADFFLSNDKRYFLKTQSKQEIQFLLTNLPKYLEHMERNPHSILVKFLGVHSIIVPREKKRYFIIMQSIFYPHDKIVERYDIKGCDVGRWTDPTPKGSEIIVVYKDLNFADKTICLGPQRTWMLTQLELDTQFLKDLGVIDYSLLVGLQPLHEDERLLSHALANIIAMSIDTDSDHHNQNFGNAMYESHTSPSPAYSPSVDQFYKLSPESRYTIQNMLALYLKKRTNSDKESETSRGSETFMREVLAPYVLHGVSFDPTAQSSVTTEEDGHSPSISNLAESLFHLTQNRRLLPNTRNALHVIDGPDYRYYIGIVDLFTVYNFRKKMEHFWKTLRFRDKSFSTVGPVYYARRLCKWVQDHTT; this comes from the exons ATGCACGAG GGCTTTGAGATGAGGACATACGCTGCTCCTGCTTTTACCCGCTTCCGAAAATTTCTCGGCATGGTGGATGTCGATTACCAACGGTCCCTGACTTGTGACAGCTCGTACTTGCAGTTCATCAGCAATTCCAAAAGCACGGCTGACTTCTTCCTCAG CAACGATAAGCGCTACTTCCTGAAGACTCAAAGTAAGCAAGAAATCCAATTCCTCCTCACAAACCTGCCCAAATATCTTGAGCACATGGAGAGAAACCCTCATTCCATCCTCGTCAAATTCCTGG GTGTGCACAGTATTATCGTCCCTCGGGAAAAGAAG AGATACTTCATCATAATGCAGAGTATCTTCTACCCTCATGATAAGATTGTCGAGCG GTATGATATTAAAGGGTGTGATGTGGGCCGCTGGACAGATCCGACCCCGAAGGGCAGCGAAATCATTGTGGTTTATAAGGATCTAAACTTTGCCGATAAGACCATCTGCCTTG GTCCGCAACGCACCTGGATGTTGACCCAGTTGGAGCTGGACACACAATTCCTGAAGGATTTGGGCGTGATTGACTACAGCCTTCTGGTGGGCTTGCAGCCCCTTCATGAGGACGAGAGGCTCCTGAGCCACGCACTTGCCAACATCATTGCCAT GTCGATTGACACTGACAGTGATCACCATAACCAGAACTTTGGGAACGCCATGTATGAGTCTCACACGTCTCCGAGTCCTGCCTATTCTCCTAGTGTGGACCAGTTCTACAAGCTCTCTCCCGAAAGCAGGTACACCATCCAGAACATGCTGGCGCTGTACCTGAAGAAGAGAACCAACTCAGACAAGGAGTCCGAGACTTCTAGGGGAAGCGAGACCTTCATGCGGGAAGTCTTGGCTCCTTATGTGCTCCATGGGGTCAGCTTCGACCCGACTGCCCAGTCTTCGGTTACAACGGAGGAGGACGGGCATTCGCCCTCCATCAGCAATCTGGCGGAGTCCCTCTTCCACCTGACCCAGAACAGGCGGCTCCTTCCCAACACGCGGAATGCCTTGCACGTGATTGACGGGCCCGACTATCGCTATTACATAGGTATCGTCGACTTGTTCACGGTCTACAACTTCCGCAAGAAGATGGAGCATTTCTGGAAGACCCTTCGGTTCCGGGACAAAAGTTTTTCCACGGTTGGGCCTGTCTATTACGCCAGGAGGCTCTGCAAATGGGTGCAAGACCATACCACAtga